The following are encoded together in the uncultured Sphaerochaeta sp. genome:
- a CDS encoding RpiB/LacA/LacB family sugar-phosphate isomerase — MKIAIASDLSGFPLKAEITKHLQEQGYEVLDFGIESVDTPQPYFTQAPKVAKSLQEGKAEKGILICGTGQGMAIVANKHKGIYACVVDSIFSAERAKIVNNANVITMGGWITAPFLGVQIVDAWLAMSFTQKMEFKKDFLSNAFSEVQAIEEEHFK, encoded by the coding sequence ATGAAAATTGCAATTGCATCAGACCTCTCAGGATTCCCTCTCAAGGCAGAGATCACCAAACACTTGCAGGAACAAGGCTATGAAGTGCTCGACTTCGGCATTGAATCCGTAGATACACCACAGCCCTACTTTACCCAGGCTCCCAAGGTTGCCAAGTCACTCCAGGAAGGAAAAGCAGAGAAAGGCATCCTGATATGCGGGACTGGACAAGGCATGGCCATTGTCGCCAACAAGCACAAGGGTATTTACGCCTGTGTAGTGGACAGCATCTTCAGCGCAGAGCGGGCAAAGATTGTGAACAACGCCAATGTAATTACGATGGGGGGATGGATTACCGCCCCCTTCCTCGGTGTGCAGATTGTAGATGCTTGGCTGGCAATGTCCTTTACCCAGAAAATGGAGTTCAAGAAGGACTTCCTCAGCAATGCCTTCTCAGAGGTACAGGCAATTGAAGAGGAGCATTTCAAATGA
- a CDS encoding DUF4867 family protein yields MKTSRFHVPLDLVRNNPNEKIHSIESSRFKKYGRILHGFDTSYLVSLADRITAIPEHDITYETFLPALEEPALMEEMKLYYGEQDIQIGYCNGKNQSINGMEYHKSPELFIAVTDCLQFLTEFSELENFESVDTRSSELFFFPKGSAVIVEANVLHLAPCGASKEGFKSIIVLPRGTNEPLSKSMAEKVSKSTDPESKLLLKNNKWILAHPERTNLVRQGVHVGLRGHNRSVTPV; encoded by the coding sequence ATGAAAACATCCCGGTTTCACGTACCGTTGGATCTTGTGAGAAACAATCCAAACGAGAAAATCCACTCAATTGAGTCCTCCCGCTTCAAGAAGTATGGGCGTATTCTCCATGGCTTCGATACATCTTACTTGGTTTCTCTTGCTGACCGTATAACTGCGATCCCAGAACATGACATTACGTATGAAACATTCCTGCCAGCGTTGGAAGAGCCCGCCCTCATGGAGGAGATGAAACTCTATTACGGTGAACAGGATATCCAGATCGGGTACTGCAATGGGAAGAACCAGAGTATCAACGGCATGGAGTATCATAAGAGCCCCGAGCTGTTCATTGCAGTAACCGATTGCCTGCAGTTCCTGACGGAATTCTCGGAATTGGAAAATTTCGAATCTGTTGACACTCGTTCTTCTGAACTATTCTTTTTCCCAAAAGGATCAGCGGTCATCGTTGAGGCCAATGTACTGCATCTTGCTCCCTGCGGAGCGTCGAAAGAAGGATTCAAGTCAATCATTGTCCTCCCCAGGGGTACAAACGAACCACTATCGAAGAGCATGGCTGAGAAAGTCAGCAAGAGCACCGACCCGGAATCGAAGTTGTTACTGAAGAATAATAAATGGATTCTTGCCCATCCAGAAAGGACCAATCTGGTCAGGCAAGGTGTCCATGTAGGACTGCGGGGACATAACCGGAGCGTAACGCCTGTGTAA
- a CDS encoding transketolase family protein, protein MEMKEMRGVYCDTLLTLAEDDERIMVLEADLMKASGTIPFKQRFPERAVDVGVAEANLVGVAAGLSAGGKIPFAATFGCFASRRVFDQFFISANYAKLNVKLVGTDPGISAAFNGGTHMPFEDIGLMRMIPDLTILEPSDPVSLKALVRQCAEHYGCTYMRLHRKAIQPLYEADEAFTLGKGKILKEGTDVTIIALGAILVPEAIKASDMLKKQGISAAVIDMHTIKPLDEDLVLTYAKKTGAIVTAENHQVAGGLGAAVANLLSTRLPTPMAMVGIHDEFGQVGTQDWLQAYYKLTAEEIVRKALSIRSKS, encoded by the coding sequence ATGGAAATGAAAGAGATGCGAGGCGTCTATTGCGATACCCTCCTCACCTTGGCCGAGGATGATGAACGGATCATGGTTCTGGAAGCTGACCTGATGAAAGCTTCTGGTACAATACCTTTCAAGCAGCGGTTCCCTGAACGTGCTGTTGATGTCGGGGTTGCTGAAGCAAACCTCGTGGGAGTGGCAGCTGGCCTGAGTGCTGGCGGGAAAATCCCGTTTGCAGCAACCTTCGGTTGTTTTGCCAGCCGCCGGGTCTTTGACCAGTTCTTCATCTCCGCAAATTACGCAAAGTTGAATGTTAAGCTGGTGGGCACAGACCCCGGCATCAGTGCAGCGTTCAATGGGGGAACCCATATGCCTTTCGAGGACATTGGGCTGATGCGCATGATCCCAGACCTTACCATCCTCGAACCTTCCGATCCGGTTAGCTTGAAGGCTTTGGTCAGGCAGTGCGCCGAACACTACGGTTGTACCTATATGAGACTCCATCGTAAAGCAATCCAACCATTGTATGAGGCAGATGAAGCGTTCACCTTGGGAAAAGGGAAAATACTGAAAGAGGGAACAGATGTCACCATCATCGCCCTGGGCGCTATCCTGGTTCCCGAAGCAATTAAGGCTTCAGATATGTTGAAGAAACAAGGCATCAGCGCAGCAGTAATCGATATGCATACCATCAAGCCATTGGATGAGGACCTTGTCCTTACCTATGCAAAGAAAACAGGTGCCATTGTTACTGCCGAGAACCACCAAGTCGCAGGGGGTTTAGGCGCAGCGGTTGCCAACTTGCTCAGTACGAGGCTTCCTACCCCTATGGCAATGGTAGGTATCCATGACGAGTTCGGCCAGGTAGGAACACAGGATTGGTTGCAAGCCTACTACAAGCTTACTGCAGAAGAAATTGTGAGAAAAGCACTTTCAATAAGGAGCAAATCATGA
- a CDS encoding transketolase, with protein MLSSDQSKQLASFAKEIRGQTLFTIGNLGVGHIGGALSIVELLALLYGKVMQIDPTNPLWEERDLLVLSKGHAGPALYATLALKGFFPIEELRTLNQGGTNLPSHCDRTKTKGIDMTTGSLGQGLSASCGLAYAMRIDKKESFVYAIIGDGESQEGQNWEAAMFASHHHIDHLIVFTDYNKMQIDGTTDEILNLGDIEGKWNSFGWFTQRVDGHDISAMDMAIEKAKEQEGKPSMIILDTIKGKGAAFCEGKVANHNMAFDLHTANEAIQALT; from the coding sequence ATGCTCTCCTCAGACCAATCCAAACAACTGGCTTCCTTCGCCAAGGAAATTCGGGGACAAACACTATTCACCATCGGCAATCTTGGTGTTGGACACATTGGGGGAGCTCTCTCCATTGTCGAACTTCTTGCCCTGCTCTATGGCAAGGTCATGCAAATCGACCCAACCAATCCTTTATGGGAAGAAAGAGACCTGTTGGTACTCTCCAAAGGACATGCAGGGCCTGCCCTCTATGCCACGCTTGCTCTGAAAGGCTTTTTCCCTATTGAGGAACTAAGAACGTTGAATCAGGGCGGAACCAATCTACCTAGTCACTGTGACCGAACAAAAACCAAGGGTATCGACATGACAACCGGATCGCTCGGCCAAGGACTCTCTGCCTCCTGTGGTCTTGCCTATGCGATGAGGATAGATAAGAAAGAATCATTCGTGTATGCAATCATCGGGGACGGAGAGAGCCAGGAAGGACAGAACTGGGAAGCCGCCATGTTTGCTTCACACCACCACATTGATCATCTCATCGTCTTCACCGATTACAATAAGATGCAGATTGATGGGACCACCGATGAAATCCTGAACCTTGGGGACATCGAGGGAAAATGGAACAGTTTCGGTTGGTTTACCCAACGGGTTGATGGCCATGACATCTCAGCCATGGACATGGCTATAGAAAAGGCCAAGGAACAGGAAGGCAAACCATCTATGATCATCCTCGATACAATCAAAGGAAAGGGAGCTGCCTTTTGTGAAGGCAAGGTTGCAAACCATAACATGGCTTTCGATTTGCACACTGCAAATGAAGCCATCCAGGCACTTACATAG
- the ltrA gene encoding group II intron reverse transcriptase/maturase: MKDTWPVKDGRTCTRSGGRPGTLEARNVEGGQGGPRGCGMSENNTTDAKRTDLLERILDSRNLQRAYDRVCANKGSAGVDGIGTDGLLSQIKAVGLENLKGQIREGKYRPKPVLRVEIPKEGGKTRNLGIPRVMDRMVQQAIAQVLSEIYEPEFSEHSYGFRPGRGAHDALRRCLANANEGYDWVVDMDLERFFDTVNHSKLIQVLSEKVKDGRVVSLIHRFLRAGVVVKGMYQKTEEGCPQGGNLSPILANILLNECDHELELRGHRFVRYADDMVISCASRKGAERTLESTARYLENVLKLKVNREKTCISRIGGIKFLGYGFYFDTKVKKWNFRLHEVSIKPNTS; encoded by the coding sequence ATGAAAGATACCTGGCCTGTCAAGGACGGCAGAACCTGTACACGTAGTGGTGGCAGACCCGGGACACTGGAAGCACGGAATGTGGAAGGTGGCCAGGGGGGGCCGAGAGGGTGTGGGATGTCTGAAAACAACACGACCGACGCAAAACGAACGGATTTGCTCGAAAGGATACTGGACAGCCGGAATCTCCAGAGGGCATACGACAGAGTGTGCGCCAACAAGGGGAGTGCCGGGGTGGACGGTATCGGGACGGACGGGTTGCTCAGCCAGATAAAGGCGGTGGGGCTCGAAAATCTCAAGGGGCAGATTCGGGAGGGGAAGTACCGTCCCAAACCGGTCCTAAGGGTTGAGATACCTAAGGAAGGGGGCAAGACGAGAAACCTTGGAATCCCAAGGGTCATGGACAGGATGGTGCAGCAAGCCATCGCCCAAGTGCTGTCCGAAATCTATGAACCCGAATTCAGTGAGCACAGCTATGGCTTCAGACCCGGAAGGGGTGCCCATGATGCACTGAGGCGATGCCTCGCGAATGCAAACGAGGGGTACGACTGGGTGGTCGACATGGACTTGGAGAGGTTCTTCGATACGGTAAACCACTCGAAGCTCATCCAAGTGCTCAGCGAGAAGGTGAAGGATGGAAGGGTGGTGTCACTCATCCACCGGTTCCTGAGGGCTGGGGTTGTCGTGAAGGGAATGTACCAGAAGACCGAGGAGGGTTGCCCACAGGGGGGCAATCTGAGCCCAATCCTTGCAAACATCCTGCTGAATGAATGCGACCATGAGCTTGAGCTAAGGGGACACAGGTTTGTCCGCTACGCCGATGACATGGTCATCTCATGCGCCAGCCGGAAGGGAGCGGAAAGGACGCTCGAAAGCACTGCCAGATATCTTGAGAACGTGCTCAAGCTGAAAGTGAACCGCGAGAAGACCTGCATCTCCAGAATCGGGGGCATCAAGTTCCTCGGCTATGGGTTCTACTTTGACACAAAGGTCAAAAAGTGGAACTTCCGACTCCATGAGGTGAGCATCAAACCAAATACGTCCTAG
- a CDS encoding IS66 family transposase yields the protein MTNEEEITRLRMRVTELEKQNEKDKRRIVSLTQKNSDLEEDVQVLSRAVRAGEEKLRLSLFLRFGSSSEKYRKLFNIPLELLSKEEEGSLSEEERKVLDQAKALVEQQTAKADAVSQKKGSRNRNPESRKRGNGCGRQSFDPSYPREVEHFHLPDHCPNCGIDVNNLNSPDAHEYIELIKDSLRIVRQLRDKGYCSNCGQSYDADGTRKRNIITASAPERFIPGGLAGNNLIATSLVDKFFYGLSVTRISKRFRNLGVELSEQNFANWHLRAGSELKPVAQAIRDFILTQPAINADETKLQVLAEQGRSDNLKSWMWVLCSATPHKPAAYFHYDVSRSSDVLKGMVGDYNGYLQADAYSGYQAGRQDYQFTLALCAAHLRRKYIDAQKAGAYKEDSPGSITLDRILTIIGRIYSVDKTHRRRWLYEKSISEQQFITLRRQESLPLFENLSKWVKGRYALHKDDELIMEGLDYYLNNEMLFRSYLDCANLNPDNSRVERIIRAFSTIRMNSLFAGCPDGAHTFATLQSIIQTANLWDLDLYGYVSYLLGEMARIRSLSAGSVDYSQYLPWNLSTRLREEMAVHSISIKKKPV from the coding sequence ATGACCAATGAAGAGGAAATAACCCGGCTGAGGATGCGTGTCACCGAGCTGGAGAAGCAAAACGAGAAGGACAAGAGGCGGATCGTCTCACTGACGCAGAAGAACTCCGATCTTGAGGAGGATGTGCAGGTGCTCTCCAGGGCGGTGCGAGCGGGTGAGGAGAAGCTGAGACTCAGCCTTTTCCTCAGGTTCGGCAGCTCCAGCGAGAAATACCGCAAGCTCTTCAACATACCCCTCGAGCTCCTTTCCAAGGAAGAGGAAGGATCTCTCAGCGAGGAGGAGAGGAAGGTCCTCGACCAAGCCAAGGCATTGGTCGAGCAACAAACCGCCAAGGCAGATGCCGTTTCGCAGAAGAAGGGGAGCAGAAACAGGAACCCTGAAAGCCGCAAACGAGGCAACGGCTGCGGGCGGCAGAGTTTCGACCCCTCATATCCCAGGGAAGTTGAGCATTTCCACCTACCCGATCATTGCCCCAATTGCGGAATCGATGTCAACAACCTCAACAGTCCCGACGCCCATGAGTACATTGAGCTGATCAAGGACAGCCTGCGCATCGTCAGGCAGCTGAGGGACAAGGGCTACTGTTCCAACTGCGGCCAAAGCTATGATGCAGACGGCACCAGAAAGCGCAACATCATCACCGCATCGGCCCCCGAGCGCTTCATCCCCGGTGGCCTTGCCGGCAACAATCTCATAGCCACCTCACTGGTGGACAAGTTCTTCTACGGGCTGTCTGTGACCAGGATATCCAAGCGGTTCAGGAACCTGGGTGTGGAGCTGAGCGAGCAGAATTTCGCCAACTGGCACCTGCGTGCCGGTTCCGAACTCAAGCCGGTGGCACAGGCGATCAGGGACTTCATCCTCACCCAGCCTGCAATAAACGCAGATGAGACAAAATTGCAAGTCCTGGCCGAGCAAGGACGCAGCGACAACCTGAAATCCTGGATGTGGGTCCTGTGTAGTGCGACACCCCACAAACCAGCCGCTTATTTCCACTATGACGTATCACGCTCCAGCGATGTATTGAAGGGCATGGTGGGCGACTACAACGGATATCTGCAGGCCGACGCCTACTCCGGCTACCAGGCCGGCAGACAGGATTACCAATTCACCCTCGCACTCTGTGCTGCTCATCTACGTCGAAAATACATCGACGCCCAGAAGGCCGGTGCCTACAAGGAGGATTCACCGGGGTCCATCACCCTTGACAGGATCCTCACCATCATAGGCAGGATATACAGCGTCGACAAGACCCATCGCCGTCGGTGGCTGTATGAGAAAAGCATCAGTGAACAGCAGTTCATCACTCTGCGAAGACAGGAGTCGCTGCCTCTGTTCGAGAATCTCTCCAAATGGGTCAAGGGCCGCTACGCCCTCCACAAGGACGACGAGCTCATCATGGAGGGGTTAGATTACTACCTCAACAACGAGATGCTGTTCCGGTCCTACCTTGACTGCGCCAACCTGAACCCAGATAATTCGAGGGTCGAGAGGATTATACGCGCTTTCAGTACAATAAGGATGAACTCCCTGTTCGCAGGGTGCCCCGACGGGGCGCACACCTTTGCAACCCTCCAGTCCATCATCCAGACAGCCAACCTGTGGGACCTGGACCTCTATGGGTATGTCTCCTACCTGCTCGGCGAGATGGCCAGGATACGCAGCCTGAGTGCCGGGTCGGTCGATTACAGCCAGTACCTGCCCTGGAACCTCAGTACAAGGCTTCGTGAGGAAATGGCTGTCCATTCCATCTCCATCAAGAAAAAACCTGTCTAG
- the tnpB gene encoding IS66 family insertion sequence element accessory protein TnpB (TnpB, as the term is used for proteins encoded by IS66 family insertion elements, is considered an accessory protein, since TnpC, encoded by a neighboring gene, is a DDE family transposase.), whose amino-acid sequence MALPFDTSLEGKRIFLRVGPTDFRRGVRGMVSLVVGAMNMSMDGQSMFVFCSTSKKQIRIVYCEGAGCWMLTRSIRYGCYSWPMDGDAAAQMTGEALRQLLTDPIPLGHLKARGLVTRMDLHI is encoded by the coding sequence ATGGCACTGCCGTTTGACACAAGCCTTGAAGGCAAGAGGATCTTTTTACGCGTCGGACCCACTGATTTCCGCCGCGGGGTACGCGGCATGGTCTCGCTGGTGGTGGGGGCGATGAACATGAGCATGGACGGGCAATCGATGTTCGTGTTCTGCTCCACCAGCAAAAAGCAGATACGCATCGTCTACTGCGAGGGAGCCGGGTGCTGGATGCTGACCCGTTCAATACGCTACGGGTGCTACAGCTGGCCGATGGACGGTGATGCTGCGGCACAGATGACCGGGGAAGCGTTGAGGCAGCTGTTGACGGACCCCATACCGCTGGGGCATCTGAAGGCACGCGGCCTTGTGACCAGGATGGACCTGCATATCTAG
- the fusA gene encoding elongation factor G produces MADLQNLRNIGISAHIDSGKTTLSERILYYCNKIHEIHEVRGKDGVGATMDSMELERERGITIASAATNVTWKGTEINVIDTPGHVDFTIEVERSLRVLDGAVLVLCSVGGVQSQSITVDRQMKRYHVPRIAFVNKCDRTGANPYRVKNQLIEKLGLNAVLMQIPIGLEDKMEGVVDLVSMKALYFDDGPNGDAVREAEIPSHLKEEADARREELLDGVSMCSDELMEAMLEDNVTEEIIRKAVRKATINLELCPVFMGSAYKNKGIQPLLDGVISYLPNPTDVTNKALDLDNNEEEVKLVADEDLPPVVLAFKLEDGQYGQLTYIRVYQGKVKKGDELYNTRSRKKFRVGRLIRMHAATMEDLTEAGCGEIAALFGIDCASGDTFCDPKLNYSLSSMFVPNPVISLAIKPVDKKAADNMGKALNRFTKEDPTFRSYVDPESNQTIIQGMGELHLEVYVERMKREYKAEVEIGQPEVAYREAITQRADFNYTHKKQTGGSGQYARVAGYIEPLPDPEEGEDVKEYEFVDEIKGGSIPTEYIPSCDKGFQMAIKKGAQLGFPVLGVKAVINDGAWHPVDSSDQAFQTAALSAFRDAFEKAKPVILEPIMKVEVVAPNEFQGSVFASVNQRRGLIISSTEDNAMSTVIAEVPLSEMFGYSTVLRSLTQGKGEFTMEIGRYGKVPVSVSEQLKKDYQEKRKKEQK; encoded by the coding sequence ATGGCTGACTTGCAAAATTTGAGGAATATCGGAATCAGTGCCCACATTGACTCGGGTAAGACAACACTATCCGAACGCATCCTCTACTACTGCAATAAGATCCACGAAATACATGAAGTTCGTGGTAAGGATGGCGTTGGAGCTACCATGGATAGCATGGAGCTTGAACGCGAAAGAGGTATCACCATTGCCTCCGCTGCAACAAACGTTACCTGGAAAGGGACAGAAATCAACGTTATCGACACACCGGGACACGTTGACTTCACCATCGAGGTAGAACGTTCCTTGCGCGTATTGGATGGCGCTGTTTTGGTCCTTTGTTCCGTTGGTGGCGTACAGAGCCAGTCCATCACCGTAGACCGGCAGATGAAGCGTTACCACGTTCCTCGTATTGCATTTGTCAACAAATGTGACCGTACCGGTGCAAACCCGTATCGTGTCAAGAACCAATTGATAGAGAAGCTTGGTCTGAATGCTGTATTGATGCAGATTCCCATCGGTCTCGAAGACAAGATGGAAGGTGTTGTTGACTTGGTCAGCATGAAGGCTCTCTACTTCGATGACGGCCCTAATGGGGATGCCGTTCGTGAAGCTGAGATTCCCTCCCACCTGAAAGAAGAAGCTGATGCTCGCCGCGAAGAGTTGCTTGATGGTGTATCCATGTGCTCAGACGAGCTTATGGAAGCCATGCTCGAAGACAACGTAACCGAGGAAATCATCCGCAAGGCTGTCAGAAAAGCTACCATCAACTTGGAGCTCTGCCCGGTATTCATGGGTAGCGCATACAAGAACAAGGGTATCCAGCCCTTACTCGATGGTGTTATCAGCTATCTTCCCAATCCTACTGATGTTACCAACAAGGCTCTTGACCTCGACAATAATGAGGAAGAGGTCAAGCTGGTTGCAGACGAGGACCTTCCTCCTGTTGTCCTGGCATTCAAGCTCGAGGATGGACAGTATGGTCAGCTGACCTATATCCGTGTCTATCAGGGTAAAGTGAAGAAGGGTGATGAGCTCTACAATACCCGTAGCCGCAAGAAGTTCCGTGTTGGACGCTTGATTCGTATGCACGCAGCTACCATGGAAGATTTGACTGAAGCAGGCTGTGGTGAAATTGCAGCACTCTTCGGTATTGACTGTGCTAGCGGTGACACCTTCTGTGATCCTAAGCTGAACTATTCACTTTCCAGTATGTTTGTTCCCAACCCGGTTATCTCCTTGGCTATCAAGCCAGTGGACAAGAAGGCTGCGGACAATATGGGCAAGGCACTCAACCGCTTTACCAAGGAGGACCCGACTTTCCGCAGCTATGTGGATCCTGAGTCCAACCAGACCATCATACAGGGTATGGGTGAGTTGCACCTTGAGGTCTATGTAGAACGCATGAAGCGTGAGTACAAGGCAGAGGTGGAGATCGGTCAGCCTGAGGTTGCCTACCGTGAAGCTATCACCCAGAGAGCCGACTTCAACTATACCCACAAGAAGCAGACTGGTGGTTCCGGTCAGTACGCACGTGTTGCCGGATATATCGAGCCTCTTCCAGATCCTGAAGAGGGTGAGGATGTAAAAGAGTACGAGTTCGTTGACGAGATCAAGGGTGGATCCATTCCTACTGAATATATTCCATCCTGTGACAAGGGATTCCAGATGGCCATCAAGAAGGGTGCTCAGCTCGGATTCCCCGTACTTGGGGTGAAGGCGGTTATCAACGATGGTGCTTGGCACCCGGTTGACTCATCCGACCAGGCATTCCAGACTGCAGCTCTCAGTGCATTCCGTGATGCGTTCGAGAAGGCCAAGCCAGTCATCCTCGAGCCAATCATGAAGGTCGAGGTAGTAGCCCCCAATGAGTTCCAGGGTTCAGTGTTCGCTTCGGTCAACCAGAGACGTGGTCTGATCATCAGCTCCACTGAGGATAATGCAATGAGTACTGTTATTGCTGAAGTACCTCTCTCTGAAATGTTCGGTTATTCCACGGTTCTTCGCTCCCTCACTCAGGGTAAGGGCGAATTTACCATGGAAATCGGGAGATACGGCAAGGTGCCGGTAAGCGTTTCCGAGCAGTTGAAGAAGGATTATCAGGAGAAACGGAAGAAAGAACAGAAATAG
- a CDS encoding sulfite exporter TauE/SafE family protein — MTTLVLSGLVVFVTHALEAVTGFGCSVLAMPFVSALLGVKTAVKVITILAWLLALYIVIRNFSKIDWRQYTIITGLMLLGLPVGMYLFRSQQSGSLNLILALFIILVSVSQLYRQARRTGDSAPPTGYKVLPYYFFLFLGGIVHGVFSSGGPLVVLYATRALPDKGKFRATLCLLWTTLNTIIIAGYLIEKSLTLPVAKTTAMLVPFVVAGIFAGEYIHDKVDARHFSLIVFSMLLATGIVMVLFAR, encoded by the coding sequence GTGACCACCTTGGTCCTCAGTGGACTGGTGGTCTTTGTGACCCATGCCCTTGAAGCAGTGACAGGATTTGGATGCTCAGTTCTGGCAATGCCATTTGTCAGTGCATTGCTGGGAGTCAAGACAGCGGTTAAGGTTATTACCATCCTGGCTTGGCTTTTGGCACTGTATATTGTGATACGAAATTTCTCCAAGATCGACTGGAGACAATACACCATCATCACTGGCTTGATGCTCCTTGGATTGCCAGTGGGTATGTACTTGTTTCGCTCACAGCAGAGCGGTAGCTTGAATCTGATACTTGCTCTCTTCATTATTTTGGTCTCAGTTAGTCAACTCTATCGCCAGGCTAGAAGGACAGGTGACAGCGCTCCTCCTACAGGGTATAAAGTACTCCCCTATTATTTCTTTCTCTTCCTTGGTGGTATTGTGCACGGGGTTTTTTCTTCTGGTGGTCCGCTGGTGGTTCTATATGCAACCAGAGCCCTTCCAGACAAAGGAAAGTTCAGGGCAACACTTTGTCTACTTTGGACTACACTGAACACAATTATCATCGCAGGGTATCTCATTGAAAAATCGCTGACGCTTCCGGTGGCAAAAACCACCGCGATGCTTGTTCCGTTTGTGGTGGCAGGCATCTTTGCAGGGGAGTATATTCATGACAAGGTAGATGCACGTCATTTTTCCTTAATTGTCTTTTCCATGTTATTGGCTACTGGTATAGTGATGGTACTATTTGCGAGGTAA
- a CDS encoding iron-containing alcohol dehydrogenase codes for MISSLLSPVHILSFSSLQGSELERILRYTANFPGSLHVSIVTDDAPIEGKQVLIDELAALTPVEVFNQVQPNPRTEDIEAMLHDKRFMNTNIILGIGGGSVMDSAKALAMLMTNRGTLESFLQGKPITNRSLPLALIPTTAGTGSEVTKVGVYSDGTGRKHTLGSPLMSAHTAILIASMLDTVPPGLCAATGLDALDHALESIWNKNSTAITRECAREAAYKVLQTLPKLYDATIQNQERSALQKEMLKASNEAGIAFNLTGTAAGHAISFILSENWHIPHGLSCAFTLLEVFDWAVKDEQNREELAKLGKMVHPNQAGKEALVSALRDDIASLLCHLKIPRSFHDLSLDIDRDTIHREFSRVETDPKLRNQVPPLSMEALYSLLEAKR; via the coding sequence ATGATCAGTAGTCTGTTGAGCCCCGTTCACATCTTGAGCTTTTCCTCCTTGCAGGGTTCTGAACTTGAAAGAATCCTGCGTTATACAGCAAACTTTCCCGGCTCATTGCATGTCAGCATCGTCACTGACGACGCTCCCATAGAAGGGAAGCAGGTCTTGATAGATGAGCTGGCAGCCCTTACCCCTGTTGAGGTATTCAACCAGGTACAACCCAATCCGAGAACCGAAGACATTGAGGCAATGCTTCATGACAAGCGATTCATGAATACCAATATTATCCTTGGAATCGGAGGGGGCAGTGTTATGGACTCAGCAAAAGCCTTGGCAATGCTGATGACCAACAGAGGCACCCTTGAGTCGTTCTTGCAAGGAAAACCCATCACCAACCGCTCCCTACCCTTGGCCCTGATCCCTACCACTGCAGGAACCGGCTCTGAGGTTACAAAGGTTGGGGTGTACAGTGATGGTACAGGGAGAAAGCATACCTTGGGTTCTCCACTCATGAGTGCACATACAGCAATCCTCATCGCTTCCATGCTCGACACAGTCCCTCCTGGGCTCTGTGCAGCAACGGGTCTGGATGCCCTCGACCATGCACTGGAGTCCATCTGGAACAAGAACAGCACGGCAATCACCAGGGAGTGTGCGAGGGAAGCAGCATACAAGGTTCTTCAAACACTTCCCAAGCTGTATGACGCAACCATACAGAATCAAGAGAGAAGTGCCTTGCAAAAAGAGATGCTGAAAGCATCCAATGAGGCGGGAATCGCCTTCAACCTCACGGGAACGGCTGCAGGACATGCAATATCCTTCATCCTCTCAGAGAATTGGCATATACCCCATGGGCTGTCCTGCGCGTTTACCTTGCTTGAAGTATTCGATTGGGCTGTAAAGGATGAACAGAACCGGGAGGAGCTTGCAAAGCTGGGAAAGATGGTGCATCCCAATCAAGCAGGAAAGGAAGCATTGGTCTCTGCACTACGTGATGACATTGCTTCCTTGCTCTGCCACCTTAAAATTCCCCGTAGTTTTCACGATCTCTCCCTGGATATCGACAGGGATACAATCCATAGGGAGTTTTCTCGAGTAGAGACCGATCCTAAGCTGCGCAATCAAGTTCCACCACTCTCCATGGAGGCGCTTTACTCACTTCTGGAGGCAAAGAGGTGA